A genome region from Plasmodium vivax chromosome 11, whole genome shotgun sequence includes the following:
- a CDS encoding 60S ribosomal protein L27a, putative (encoded by transcript PVX_114040A), which produces MATRFKKNRKKRGHVSAGHGRIGKHRKHPGGRGKAGGMHHMRINFDKYHPGYFGKVGMRHFNLLKNRKFCPTINVDKLWGLLPEEKKKEFFENKNIAPVIDVTRKGFFKVLGNGKLKHAQPIVVKARYFSSVAEKKIKAVGGQCILVA; this is translated from the exons ATGGCGACGAGATTCAAGAAGAACAGGAAAAAGAGAGGACACGTGTCCGCCGGTCATGGTCGTATTGGCAAGCACAGAAAGCACCCCGGTGGAAGGGGAAAGGCTGGTGGTATGCACCACATGAGGATCAACTTTGACAAGTACCACCCGGGTTACTTCGGAAAG gtCGGTATGAGACACTTCAACCTCCTCAAAAACCGAAAGTTCTGCCCCACCATCAACGTGGACAAGCTGTGGGGGCTCCTAccagaggaaaagaaaaaagaatttttcgaaaataaaaacattgcCCCTGTGATAGACGTGACCAGAAAGGGCTTCTTCAAGGTCCTCGGAAATGGAAAGCTCAAACACGCCCAGCCCATTGTCGTCAAGGCTAGGTACTTTTCCTCAGTGGCCGAGAAGAAAATTAAGGCAGTAGGGGGCCAGTGCATTCTGGTGGCTTGA
- a CDS encoding hypothetical protein, conserved (encoded by transcript PVX_114055A), which produces MNFFSNANNSKASKSRDGNMLTCKYTRCFNKTFKKDITFIQILFPSFTVKSITTAFFVLLFVTFFILNVCNFDRQAPLYLSETVLKRSGMSRNSVTNNHQYYKLLTATFFHASVWNLIINAYYFMNIGIIVEKSYGKARYITIMLLSALCGNFLLCATSNCGDAYMGISTILSGFMGLFLQEIVERYKQLTDRWSVIGNYVFAVLSLYLTISMFPFNGNIVGNLGGIFGGFCYPYLTKKDTFHGQEKKVKLTLAVLLILLLSSTLISLIVAKC; this is translated from the exons atgaacttcTTCTCAAACGCCAATAACTCCAAGGCTAGCAAGTCAAGAGATGGCAACATGCTGACGTGTAAATACACTCGGTGCTTTAACAAGACGTTTAAGAAGGACATCACGTTCATTCAGATTTTGTTTCCGTCCTTTACTGTGAAGAGCATCACGACTGCCTTTTTCGTGCTCCTATTTGTtaccttcttcattttgaacgTGTGCAACTTTGACAGGCAGGCGCCGCTCTACCTGAGCGA AACTGTGCTGAAGCGATCTGGCATGAGCAGGAACTCCGTCACGAACAACCACCAGTACTACAAACTGTTGACGGCCACTTTTTTCCACGCCAGCGTTTGGAACTTAATA ATTAATGCCTACTATTTCATGAACATCGGGATCATCGTCGAGAAGAG ctaCGGGAAGGCTCGATACATTACGATAATGCTTCTAAGTGCCCTGTGTGGGAACTTCCTCCTCTGCGCAACTTCCAATTGTGGCGAC gcCTACATGGGCATCAGCACAATCTTGTCCGGATTCATGGGCCTCTTTCTGCAGGAAATCGTTGAGCGGTACAAGCAGCTGACGGACAGGTGGAGCGTCATCGGGAACTACGT GTTTGCAGTGCTGTCCCTCTATTTGACCATATCGATGTTTCCCTTTAATG GAAACATCGTGGGGAACCTGGGGGGGATTTTCGGCGGCTTCTGCTACCCGTACCTCACCAAAAAGGACACCTTCCACGG gcaggagaagaaggtgAAGCTTACCCTCGCCGTTTTGCTGATTCTGCTTCTGAGTTCAACCCTCATCAGTTTGATCGTGGCCAAGTGTTAG
- a CDS encoding malate dehydrogenase, putative (encoded by transcript PVX_114050A), translated as MPKISMVGSGQIGAIVGQLILMENIGDIVLYDVMQGVPQGKSLDLKHFSTIVGVNKNILGTNNVQDIKDSDVIVITAGVQRKEGMTREDLIGINGKIMKSVAESVKVHSPNAFVICVSNPLDIMVNVFQKYSGLPHEQICGMAGILDTSRFRTLLAEKLKVAPQNVSQVLLGGHGDLMVPLERYCSISGIPLSEFVKKNLISKEEINEIVKQTRDMGSQIIKLAKSSATFAPAAAIVKMIKSFLFNESQLYTCAVYLNGLYNCSDLYVGTTAIINSSGAKPIEFALTQEEQQLYDKSIAFVREHTQKAFALIN; from the coding sequence ATGCCGAAAATTTCGATGGTGGGCAGCGGGCAGATTGGAGCCATCGTGGGCCAACTGATTTTGATGGAAAACATAGGAGACATCGTTCTGTACGACGTCATGCAAGGAGTACCCCAGGGGAAGAGCCTCGATTTGAAGCACTTCAGCACCATCGTGGGAGTGAATAAAAACATACTGGGTACCAACAACGTGCAGGATATCAAAGACTCCGATGTGATTGTCATAACGGCAGGTGTGCAAAGGAAAGAAGGCATGACGAGAGAAGATCTAATAggaataaatggaaaaattatgaagagtGTTGCCGAGTCGGTGAAGGTACACAGCCCAAATGCCTTCGTCATATGTGTTAGTAACCCCCTTGACATTATGGTGAAtgtatttcaaaaatacagtGGACTTCCTCATGAACAGATTTGCGGAATGGCTGGTATTTTGGATACCTCTCGTTTTAGAACTCTCTTAGCAGAAAAGCTAAAAGTGGCTCCGCAGAACGTCAGTCAGGTGTTGTTGGGAGGACATGGAGATCTGATGGTCCCTCTGGAAAGGTACTGCTCCATTTCAGGTATCCCCCTATccgaatttgtaaaaaagaacCTCATATcgaaggaagaaattaatgaaattgtTAAGCAGACGAGAGATATGGGTTCCCAAATTATTAAACTCGCTAAATCGTCTGCCACCTTtgctcctgctgctgccATTGTGAAGATGATCAAATCGTTTTTGTTCAATGAGAGTCAGCTGTACACTTGTGCCGTTTACCTGAATGGCCTCTACAACTGCTCCGACTTGTATGTGGGGACCACGGCCATTATCAACAGCAGCGGTGCCAAGCCAATCGAGTTCGCGCTCAcgcaggaggagcagcagctttACGACAAGTCCATCGCCTTCGTGCGCGAGCACACGCAGAAGGCCTTCGCGCTCATCAACTGa
- a CDS encoding hypothetical protein, conserved (encoded by transcript PVX_114045A; Apicoplast targeted protein. Curated by Stuart Ralph, Walter and Eliza Hall Institute of Medical Research, Australia.), producing MNGYALLAALAGYVAAAGAVGWSLLRTYGHKDERSSLVNTTIKVFIILGYIQCMGMIILVPAGAQVDSFPKVKEHFSRRQLCKTMYAILGTYVIIIMPCLAVIYSQAGEVYTKEERANRLGKQANTHWRSYFSKMCTQTGSTICKKVLPIWVLSISFLYCLFLFTYQHFRKISLSLNADGCALWYPYLAETNRRKLLSLNLRTKENCQNVGEENIRIDYTINFNDYVVMCVSLMGSIVFAIYGGVGLVSLPLGLLSSAVSLCGGGEANQAANAAIASNTGNVVEANRGADERREALFKRELTRINTKAEELIQITQEVERNREEAQKSNFFISFLQSIQYRREKRILNNMVHRLEVHYERSVHRHNKQRSVVSSVGLFLLGFSSLLASITIIAHICLCILRGAARRGKLLRDWLLHWDAAQQLKLGHLLALERKRTHLDTLLLNTCLLMFLSTGVALISLKFFPAYAKQPYAFAFYDLALKNLISIGDLYARSGLLYPILVASVLALLLFFVPEKSGLLSVFMPATFRGILNQRGKANPRVGPGVGRAVDSDSELDGQLDADLESNAASRSAGKVPTRNEKRFK from the exons ATGAACGGGTATGCCCTGCTGGCCGCGCTCGCCGGGTACGTGGCCGCCGCGGGGGCGGTGGGGTGGAGCTTGCTAAGGACATACGGCCACAAAGACGAGAGAAGCAGCTTGGTAAACACAACTATAAAGGTCTTCATCATCCTGGGGTACATACAATGCATGGGGATGATAATCCTCGTGCCAGCAGGGGCCCAAGTGGACTCCTTTCCCAAAGTGAAGGAGCATTTCAGCCGGAGGCAGCTCTGCAAAACAATGTACGCCATTTTAGGCACCTACGTAATCATCATAATGCCATGTTTAGCAGTGATCTACTCACAAGCAGGAGAGGTCTACACCAAAGAAGAGCGTGCAAATCGATTAGGCAAACAGGCAAACACTCACTGGAGGAGTTACTTCAGCAAGATGTGCACTCAAACGGGAAGTACCATTTGTAAAAAGGTTCTCCCCATATGGGTACtctccatttcgtttttgtactgcctttttcttttcacctACCAGCACTTTCGCAAAATCAGCTTGTCTTTAAATGCGGATGGCTGTGCACTGTGGTACCCCTACTTAGCGGAAACGAACAGAAGGAAATTACTCTCCTTAAATTTGAGGACTAAAGAAAATTGCCAAAacgtgggggaggaaaacatCCGGATTGACTAtacaattaattttaatgacTACGTGGTGATGTGCGTCTCGCTGATGGGCTCTATCGTCTTCGCCATCTACGGGGGCGTCGGACTGGTCTCCCTTCCGCTTGGTTTACTCTCCTCCGCGGTGAGTCTCTGTGGGGGGGGCGAGGCCAATCAAGCAGCCAACGCGGCCATCGCTAGCAACACTGGCAACGTGGTCGAAGCGAATCGTGGGGCGGACGAACGGAGGGAAGCCCTGTTCAAGCGCGAGCTCACGCGCATCAACACAAAGGCAGAAGAGCTTATACAGATCACCCAAGAGGTGGAGCGCAACAGAGAGGAAGCACAGAAgtcaaattttttcatttcctttttgcaaagcaTACAGTACAGACGAGAAAAAAGAATCCTTAACAACATGGTGCACAGGCTAGAGGTGCACTATGAAAGATCGGTGCACCGTCACAACAAGCAGAGGAGTGTGGTGTCCTCTGTTGGTCTCTTCCTCCTGGGGTTTTCTTCTTTACTCGCTAGTATAACCATCATTGCTCACATCTGCTTGTGCATCCTGAGGGGAGCTGCCAGACGGGGCAAGTTGCTGCGCGACTGGCTTCTCCACTGGGACGCTGCCCAGCAG CTGAAGCTGGGACATCTTCTGGCCCTGGAGAGGAAGCGCACCCACCTGGACACCCTCCTGCTGAACACGTGTCTCCTCATGTTCCTGTCGACCGGGGTGGCCCTAATCTCCCTG AAATTCTTCCCCGCGTACGCAAAGCAGCCATACGCATTCGCCTTTTACGACTTGGCTCTGAAGAACCTCATCTCCATCGG AGACCTTTACGCACGGAGTGGACTGCTTTACCCAATTCTAGTGGCCAGCGTGCTAGCCCTGCTCCTATTTTTCGTGCCTGAGAAGAGCGGCCTCCTTTCGGTGTTTATGCCGGCCACCTTTCGAGGGATTCTAAACCAACGGGGGAAAGCCAACCCGAGGGTGGGCCCAGGCGTGGGTCGGGCCGTTGACTCGGACAGCGAGTTGGACGGGCAGTTAGATGCCGATCTAGAAAGCAACGCTGCGTCGAGAAGTGCTGGCAAGGTCCCCacaagaaatgaaaaaagatttaaatGA